From a single Planctellipticum variicoloris genomic region:
- a CDS encoding TOPRIM nucleotidyl transferase/hydrolase domain-containing protein yields the protein MSTSSWKRLRERPERMGGTVPPASLLSSITVPPGIAIRPTGLVLIVGPNSAGKTQLLKDITAILTGKQRDLVVCSDFQLTKPQNVEDPMKTFYDSGFLERRRDDNGNEFIRQISPHLGGSPFRGHDVRIGNVPTFYRDLRTAKSAPGRVEAAPFLDLIGHCLTTVLFLENRMMMANQANHFDYAKNPPSIDLQALYISKAAKQQLTQETERVFGKGVWLDSTRGGILCLRVNQLPSVPSAEDRQEPEEMMKYRQIETEGDGLRSYVGICIALLLGRRPVCILDEPELCLHPPQAYAMGQFIGRNGASPDHVTFASTHSSHVLRGVIESTENVQILRLTKDGDRFQGHLIGFDTLKECLKRPIVRTETILDGIFADSVVIVEADGDRAVYEAAWEVLRSESSHTSVPPDAIRRDLLFIPVGGTGGITETAGFYRALRIPTVIVADLDLIMDSDKLRRILQSSGDAEATTQLTEKCRLIRDLIRTLPPTVPENVIFDKLREVSELKLRWDEDGDQQLMEKLRGLVDDLKRMRRIKGGLSAFAAHPEIHDGLKDIVSQCAKLGLFLVPVGELECWAPELMKDGPSRRRKSEWANEASARIRSNPSMARDLLDFMGAIALYQAAEAKRIAVL from the coding sequence TTGAGCACTTCTTCCTGGAAACGCTTACGCGAAAGGCCTGAGAGAATGGGAGGAACGGTTCCGCCGGCGAGCCTGCTGTCATCAATAACTGTTCCGCCGGGAATAGCGATTCGCCCAACTGGACTCGTCCTGATTGTCGGGCCGAACTCGGCCGGCAAGACGCAACTGCTCAAAGACATCACGGCGATTCTCACGGGCAAACAAAGAGATCTCGTTGTTTGCTCTGACTTCCAACTCACGAAGCCGCAAAACGTCGAAGATCCCATGAAGACGTTTTATGACTCCGGCTTTCTCGAAAGGCGACGCGACGACAACGGAAACGAATTCATCCGACAGATCTCGCCTCACCTAGGAGGTAGCCCTTTTCGAGGCCACGATGTCCGGATCGGCAATGTACCGACCTTCTACCGAGACCTCCGCACAGCGAAGAGCGCACCAGGCCGAGTAGAGGCAGCGCCGTTCCTCGATTTGATCGGCCACTGCTTGACAACGGTTCTATTTCTCGAAAACCGTATGATGATGGCAAATCAGGCTAACCACTTCGACTATGCAAAGAATCCACCAAGTATTGATCTACAGGCTCTCTACATCAGCAAGGCCGCGAAACAGCAACTTACTCAAGAGACCGAGCGAGTCTTCGGAAAAGGCGTCTGGCTCGACAGCACGCGAGGTGGAATTCTCTGTCTCAGAGTGAATCAGTTGCCAAGTGTACCGTCAGCAGAGGATCGCCAAGAACCCGAAGAGATGATGAAATACCGTCAGATCGAGACAGAAGGTGACGGACTGCGATCGTACGTTGGAATCTGCATCGCCTTATTGCTAGGGCGAAGGCCGGTTTGCATTCTCGACGAACCCGAACTCTGTCTGCACCCACCGCAAGCGTATGCAATGGGTCAGTTCATTGGGCGGAACGGAGCCTCACCAGACCATGTGACATTCGCGAGTACGCACAGTAGTCATGTGCTTCGCGGTGTCATCGAATCTACCGAAAACGTGCAGATCCTTCGGCTTACAAAGGATGGAGATCGCTTTCAGGGTCACCTCATCGGATTTGATACGCTGAAGGAGTGCTTAAAGCGACCGATCGTCCGAACCGAGACGATTCTCGATGGAATATTTGCGGATTCTGTTGTGATCGTCGAAGCCGACGGGGACAGGGCTGTCTACGAAGCCGCATGGGAAGTGTTGAGATCTGAGTCATCGCATACTTCAGTTCCACCAGACGCAATTCGGCGTGACCTGCTGTTCATACCCGTCGGCGGAACCGGCGGTATCACGGAGACAGCAGGGTTTTATCGAGCCTTGAGAATTCCAACGGTAATCGTTGCCGACCTTGATCTTATTATGGATTCCGACAAGCTCAGGAGAATCCTCCAGTCTTCCGGCGATGCGGAGGCCACTACTCAACTTACGGAGAAGTGTCGGCTCATTCGTGACTTGATCCGAACGCTTCCACCTACGGTTCCGGAGAATGTCATATTTGATAAGCTGCGGGAGGTTTCCGAATTGAAGCTGAGGTGGGACGAAGACGGTGACCAACAACTCATGGAGAAGCTTCGCGGCCTTGTAGACGATTTGAAGCGGATGCGACGAATCAAGGGTGGACTTTCGGCATTCGCGGCACACCCGGAGATTCATGACGGACTTAAGGATATAGTCTCGCAATGCGCGAAGCTCGGCCTGTTCTTGGTTCCAGTTGGCGAACTGGAGTGCTGGGCACCAGAACTGATGAAGGACGGCCCCAGCAGGCGGCGAAAGTCAGAGTGGGCAAACGAAGCGTCAGCAAGGATTCGGAGCAACCCGAGTATGGCGAGGGATTTGCTAGATTTCATGGGAGCAATTGCGTTGTATCAAGCGGCGGAGGCCAAGCGGATTGCGGTGCTTTAG
- a CDS encoding phage portal protein, with the protein MNASGLWQSAAGLFDAGLRQARHAFGYDAVDTGEGKRRAPSGVTRSEDDELPVQKRRKLLSQTRDLARNFALLGWAIRQHLNYITTFNFQPKTGSRRLNQKLAAFLENWSEPENFDVAGITPLWNFIRLAEVRRCIDGDMLALKLANGQVQAIEGDRLLSPRTAPREIAARNWFHGVELDRYGRHLAYAVHGRGQSNDFGAVGSSQFVFERAVPAHQALLFAHRERFDQVRGITPLTAAINSLVDTQEGIDFISAKLKVHALFGLAVMRGDPNGPAEDATQDYTQLILGKRPLILDMDRGERAEFLESKTPAHETQAFLELLIQLTLKALDIPYSFFKENFTNYSGARQALVMYNESAKIKRRSVLWLLNGLTRWRLQLAVLDRQLPQQVLEPWMWQWIPTGVPWIDPLKEVQANAAALALGVTSKTRICAANGLDYEEILDEIVEERKLEEARGLTFDVTAAADVVTPSPQRRKRQKQKTQGGAKNGNAG; encoded by the coding sequence ATGAACGCGTCCGGTCTCTGGCAGAGTGCGGCCGGACTGTTCGACGCCGGCCTGCGGCAGGCGCGGCATGCGTTCGGCTATGACGCCGTCGACACCGGCGAAGGCAAACGCCGCGCCCCGTCCGGCGTCACTCGCAGCGAGGACGACGAGCTGCCGGTGCAGAAGCGGCGGAAGCTCCTCTCGCAGACGCGGGACCTGGCCCGCAACTTCGCGCTGCTCGGCTGGGCCATCCGGCAGCACCTGAATTACATCACCACGTTCAACTTTCAGCCCAAGACCGGCAGCCGCCGGCTGAACCAGAAGCTGGCCGCCTTTCTGGAGAACTGGAGCGAGCCGGAGAACTTCGACGTCGCCGGGATCACGCCCCTCTGGAACTTCATCCGCCTGGCCGAGGTCCGCCGCTGTATCGACGGCGACATGCTGGCGCTGAAGCTGGCCAACGGGCAGGTGCAGGCGATCGAGGGGGACCGGTTGCTCTCGCCCCGGACCGCCCCGCGGGAGATCGCCGCCCGGAACTGGTTCCACGGCGTCGAGCTCGATCGCTACGGCCGGCACCTGGCCTACGCCGTCCACGGCCGCGGCCAGTCGAACGACTTCGGCGCGGTCGGCTCCAGTCAGTTCGTGTTCGAACGGGCCGTCCCGGCCCATCAGGCCCTGCTGTTCGCCCACCGCGAGCGGTTCGACCAGGTCCGCGGGATCACGCCCCTCACGGCCGCCATCAACTCCCTCGTCGATACCCAGGAAGGGATCGACTTCATCTCAGCAAAGCTCAAGGTCCACGCGTTGTTCGGCCTGGCCGTCATGCGCGGCGATCCGAACGGGCCGGCCGAGGACGCGACCCAGGACTACACCCAGCTCATCCTGGGGAAGCGGCCGCTGATCCTCGATATGGATCGGGGGGAGCGGGCGGAGTTTCTGGAGAGCAAGACGCCGGCGCACGAGACGCAGGCCTTCCTGGAACTGCTGATTCAGCTCACGCTGAAGGCCCTCGATATCCCCTATTCGTTCTTCAAAGAGAACTTCACCAACTACTCCGGCGCGCGGCAGGCGCTGGTCATGTACAACGAGTCGGCGAAGATCAAACGCCGCTCCGTCCTGTGGTTGCTCAACGGCCTGACCCGCTGGCGTCTGCAGCTCGCGGTTCTCGATCGCCAGTTGCCGCAACAGGTCCTCGAACCGTGGATGTGGCAGTGGATTCCGACGGGGGTCCCCTGGATCGATCCACTGAAGGAGGTCCAGGCCAACGCGGCCGCCTTGGCGCTGGGGGTCACGTCGAAAACCCGCATCTGTGCGGCGAACGGTCTCGACTACGAGGAGATCCTCGACGAGATCGTCGAAGAGCGGAAGCTCGAAGAAGCCCGCGGCCTGACGTTCGACGTCACCGCGGCCGCGGACGTCGTGACACCCAGCCCTCAGCGCAGGAAGCGCCAGAAGCAAAAGACCCAGGGAGGGGCGAAGAATGGCAACGCTGGTTGA
- a CDS encoding major capsid protein yields MANEYLGLTELLQISDMNLADLNVTDLLQDAPLLAALAAGPASHATEHKYLKETGAPVVGFRAPNAGRENKKSADTLVTIVLKILAASFDCDKAIADAYPKGAQQWLGREAIRHLKAAFAGAEGQILYGVGSDADGFVGLADASTLNALADAMVVNAAGTTAATGSSVFLIRTNEDGNDCTLIAGKEGKIEVGDTVVIQKDDGTATGKSYPAYYTPIEGWLGLQIGSAYSVGRIANLTADPGKGLTDALIYEALSRFPASRQPNRIAMNRRSLEQLRKSRTATNATGAPAPIPTEVEGIPIVTTDQIKSTEALLT; encoded by the coding sequence ATGGCCAATGAGTATCTCGGCCTGACCGAGCTGCTGCAGATCAGCGACATGAATCTCGCTGATCTCAACGTGACCGACCTGCTGCAGGACGCGCCTTTGCTGGCCGCCCTGGCCGCCGGCCCCGCTTCGCACGCGACCGAGCACAAGTACCTCAAGGAGACCGGAGCCCCGGTCGTCGGCTTCCGCGCGCCGAATGCCGGCCGCGAGAACAAGAAGTCGGCCGACACGCTGGTGACGATCGTCCTCAAGATTCTCGCCGCCTCGTTCGACTGCGATAAGGCGATCGCCGACGCCTACCCGAAGGGGGCGCAACAGTGGCTGGGCCGGGAGGCGATCCGCCATCTGAAGGCGGCCTTTGCCGGGGCCGAGGGGCAGATCCTGTACGGCGTCGGCAGCGATGCGGACGGCTTCGTCGGCCTGGCCGATGCGTCGACCCTCAACGCCCTGGCCGACGCGATGGTCGTGAACGCTGCGGGAACCACGGCCGCCACGGGTTCGTCGGTGTTCCTGATCCGGACCAATGAGGACGGCAACGACTGCACGTTGATTGCCGGCAAGGAAGGGAAGATCGAGGTCGGCGATACGGTGGTGATCCAGAAGGACGACGGGACCGCCACCGGCAAGTCCTATCCGGCCTATTACACGCCGATCGAGGGCTGGCTCGGTCTGCAGATTGGTTCGGCCTACTCCGTCGGGCGGATCGCCAACCTGACGGCCGATCCCGGCAAGGGGCTCACCGACGCGCTGATCTATGAGGCCCTGTCGCGGTTCCCCGCCAGCCGGCAGCCGAACCGGATTGCGATGAACCGCCGGTCGCTGGAACAGCTCCGCAAGAGCCGGACGGCGACCAACGCCACCGGCGCGCCGGCCCCGATCCCGACCGAGGTGGAAGGGATTCCGATCGTCACCACGGACCAGATCAAGAGCACGGAAGCGCTCCTGACGTAA
- a CDS encoding glycosyltransferase, with the protein MAFKSHAVLQPRAMDPTPTPARSGPLNCAVVIPCHNYGRFLAEALESALAQTRPAAEIVVVLDNCRDDSAAVAARYRDRGVQVLQVQCCDTTLSRRAGLRATSAPYVVFLDADDKLSEDFLEVGLPLFNDQRVGIVTGTAHEFGLSSEVWAPELCDMRQSCCATSASLVRRVAIDGTRSYEQLEPVGMISEDYWLWKRLEAAGWQVARSSGIHWYRRHDRNETLDYPVAWADRYRQAAGPRSRETVRVGFVTPSLVAGGVTRHLQMLVKHARGLRWAGAVVVDRGPVDDASASVIRQAMPITGGPANERPGSDSKLVDRRTTAAEALAELVDRCDVLYVWGHGFRSLLEPFADRLPIVLALHATGIWSTESAAELGDLATSIIGVAERCRSNVPAEDRRRLQVIPNGADLAALHPLESRWQVRRRWKVSSRQLAVGFVGRWSPEKNPLALAQAVNRLGPDAVAVYCSPQSVESPASSALTLQTRREVEQLTGGRVVWTHSPTMGEIYQALDCLILPSHEEGGPLVALEAFAAGCPLVATPVGTLPDLTARHGALYVPVPLDPSGDVLAAAVRQAVDPLHRPVVERAREFALYRGNARRMASEWVAAFRDAARSGPRRE; encoded by the coding sequence GTGGCCTTCAAGTCTCATGCCGTGCTGCAGCCCCGCGCCATGGATCCGACTCCGACGCCGGCCCGGTCCGGTCCGCTCAACTGCGCCGTGGTCATTCCCTGCCACAACTACGGGCGCTTCCTGGCCGAGGCGCTGGAATCCGCCCTGGCCCAGACCCGGCCGGCGGCCGAGATCGTCGTCGTCCTGGACAACTGCCGGGACGACTCGGCGGCCGTGGCTGCGCGGTATCGGGACCGGGGCGTGCAGGTGCTGCAGGTCCAGTGCTGTGACACCACGCTCAGCCGGCGGGCCGGACTGCGGGCGACGTCGGCCCCGTACGTCGTGTTCCTGGACGCCGACGACAAACTCAGCGAGGACTTCCTGGAAGTCGGCCTGCCGCTCTTCAACGACCAGCGGGTGGGGATCGTCACCGGGACGGCTCACGAGTTCGGCCTGTCGTCGGAGGTCTGGGCTCCCGAACTGTGCGACATGCGGCAGTCCTGCTGCGCCACGAGCGCCAGCCTCGTTCGCCGCGTGGCGATCGACGGGACGCGGTCCTACGAGCAGCTCGAACCGGTGGGCATGATCTCCGAGGACTACTGGCTCTGGAAACGACTGGAGGCGGCCGGCTGGCAAGTGGCCCGCAGCTCCGGCATTCACTGGTACCGCCGCCACGATCGCAACGAGACCCTCGACTACCCGGTCGCCTGGGCCGATCGCTACCGGCAGGCCGCCGGACCGCGTTCGCGGGAGACCGTGCGCGTCGGGTTCGTGACGCCGTCGCTGGTCGCCGGCGGCGTCACCCGCCATCTGCAGATGCTCGTGAAGCATGCCCGCGGCCTGCGGTGGGCGGGCGCTGTCGTCGTCGATCGCGGGCCGGTCGATGACGCCTCGGCTTCCGTGATTCGTCAGGCCATGCCGATCACCGGCGGGCCGGCCAACGAGCGCCCCGGGTCCGATTCGAAGCTAGTCGATCGACGGACGACGGCTGCCGAGGCCCTCGCCGAGCTGGTCGACCGTTGCGACGTCCTCTACGTCTGGGGGCACGGCTTCCGCTCCCTGCTGGAACCGTTCGCCGACCGGCTGCCGATCGTCCTGGCCTTGCACGCGACGGGGATCTGGTCGACCGAGTCGGCCGCCGAGCTGGGGGACCTGGCTACGTCGATCATCGGCGTCGCCGAACGCTGCCGGAGCAACGTGCCGGCCGAGGATCGACGCCGGCTGCAGGTGATCCCCAACGGGGCCGACCTGGCGGCCTTGCACCCGCTCGAATCGCGGTGGCAGGTCCGGCGGCGCTGGAAGGTCTCCTCGCGACAACTGGCGGTCGGGTTCGTCGGCCGCTGGAGTCCTGAAAAGAATCCCCTGGCACTGGCCCAGGCCGTGAATCGACTCGGACCCGACGCCGTGGCCGTCTACTGCTCGCCGCAGTCGGTCGAGTCGCCGGCGTCGTCGGCGCTGACTCTGCAGACCCGGCGCGAGGTCGAACAGCTCACCGGCGGCCGCGTCGTCTGGACGCACAGCCCGACGATGGGCGAAATCTATCAGGCCCTCGATTGTCTGATCCTGCCGAGTCACGAAGAAGGGGGGCCGCTGGTGGCGCTGGAGGCCTTCGCCGCCGGCTGCCCGCTGGTGGCCACGCCGGTCGGGACGCTCCCGGACCTCACGGCGCGCCATGGGGCGCTCTACGTCCCGGTCCCGCTCGATCCGTCCGGGGACGTCCTGGCGGCTGCGGTCCGGCAGGCGGTCGATCCGCTCCATCGTCCCGTGGTCGAACGGGCACGGGAATTCGCCCTGTACCGCGGCAACGCCCGCCGCATGGCCAGCGAGTGGGTCGCCGCCTTCCGCGACGCCGCCCGCAGCGGCCCGCGGCGGGAGTGA
- a CDS encoding DNA adenine methylase, whose translation MLNQIVPWYGSKPALSRHILPEFGPHRAYWEPLTGGFGMIFKKERCRFETLNDLHGDMINLARTVASSVLCAALVRRLSRRLNCEATHKDALERQREPFVEGVDRAADFFCVCWMSMNGYAGTTSSQSFATRFKNSGDSKPSKFRAALASIRAWHDRLQNVTILQRDGFDVLGRIADEAGTLIYCDPPYVVKGGKYRHDFVAEDHARLAAALARFQQARVIVSYYDHPLLDQLYAGWHKRILSEWTHHPQNGVKKVKPPEILLINGPSLAASVPPSTTSSTRKRARAQQLAV comes from the coding sequence ATGTTGAACCAGATCGTCCCGTGGTACGGCAGCAAGCCAGCCCTCTCCCGTCACATCCTGCCCGAGTTCGGCCCCCATCGCGCTTACTGGGAGCCGTTAACCGGCGGGTTCGGCATGATCTTCAAGAAGGAGCGTTGCCGGTTCGAGACTCTGAACGACCTGCACGGCGACATGATCAACCTGGCCCGCACAGTCGCAAGCTCCGTCCTGTGCGCCGCCCTGGTGCGACGTCTCAGTCGGCGGCTGAATTGCGAGGCCACCCACAAGGACGCCCTGGAACGGCAGCGTGAGCCGTTCGTAGAAGGCGTCGACCGGGCGGCCGATTTCTTCTGCGTCTGCTGGATGTCGATGAACGGGTACGCGGGCACGACGTCGTCCCAGTCCTTTGCGACCCGCTTCAAGAATTCCGGCGACTCGAAGCCGTCAAAGTTCCGGGCCGCCCTGGCTTCGATCCGCGCCTGGCATGACCGATTGCAGAACGTGACGATCCTGCAGCGGGACGGGTTCGACGTCCTGGGCCGCATCGCCGACGAAGCGGGAACGCTGATCTATTGCGACCCGCCCTACGTCGTGAAGGGGGGCAAGTATCGGCACGACTTCGTCGCCGAAGACCATGCCCGCCTGGCGGCCGCCCTCGCCCGGTTCCAGCAGGCCCGGGTGATCGTCAGCTATTACGACCACCCGCTGCTCGACCAGCTCTACGCCGGCTGGCACAAGCGGATCCTCAGCGAGTGGACGCATCACCCGCAGAACGGCGTCAAGAAAGTGAAGCCGCCCGAAATTCTGCTGATCAACGGACCGTCGCTCGCCGCGAGCGTTCCGCCGTCGACGACGTCGTCGACGCGCAAACGTGCCCGGGCTCAGCAGCTCGCCGTCTGA
- a CDS encoding DNA-methyltransferase yields the protein MRPFFENAQTRLFHAEIHEALPQLAPASYDAVITDPPYCSGGTTAGERRRSPEDKYSQDGELRGRPSFGGDLKDQRSFTWWCQQWLIDCRRLLKPGGYCLVFIDWRQLPAMTDAFQAADLTWRGIIAWDKGSGARAPHKGYFRHQCEYLVWGTKGACPQATHAGPFDGCYSVGVRKADKHHLTGKPTELLRELVQVVPPGARILDPFAGSGTTLVAAQELGRPADGIEREREYCEISRGRLQPVRPAEPPRRAPPRNRSLAV from the coding sequence ATGCGACCATTTTTCGAGAACGCTCAGACCCGACTTTTTCACGCCGAGATCCACGAAGCCCTCCCACAGCTCGCACCGGCGAGCTATGACGCGGTGATCACCGACCCGCCGTATTGCTCCGGCGGGACGACGGCGGGCGAACGCCGCCGATCGCCGGAAGACAAGTACTCGCAGGACGGCGAACTCCGGGGCCGCCCCTCGTTCGGCGGAGACCTCAAAGACCAGCGGTCTTTCACCTGGTGGTGTCAGCAATGGTTGATCGACTGCCGCCGGCTGCTCAAGCCGGGAGGGTACTGCCTGGTCTTCATCGACTGGCGACAGCTCCCCGCGATGACGGACGCCTTTCAGGCGGCCGACCTGACCTGGCGGGGGATCATCGCCTGGGACAAGGGAAGCGGAGCCCGCGCCCCGCATAAGGGCTATTTCCGCCACCAATGCGAATATCTGGTCTGGGGGACGAAGGGCGCCTGCCCTCAGGCTACCCACGCCGGACCGTTCGACGGCTGCTACTCGGTCGGCGTCCGCAAGGCGGACAAGCATCACCTGACGGGCAAGCCGACCGAACTGCTGCGGGAGCTGGTGCAAGTCGTCCCACCCGGAGCGCGGATCCTCGACCCGTTCGCGGGAAGCGGAACCACGCTGGTGGCCGCGCAGGAACTGGGCCGCCCGGCGGACGGCATCGAACGCGAGCGGGAGTACTGCGAAATCTCGCGCGGCCGCCTGCAGCCGGTCCGCCCGGCCGAACCACCCCGTCGCGCGCCGCCCCGGAATCGCTCGCTGGCGGTGTGA
- a CDS encoding tyrosine-type recombinase/integrase, which translates to MPRPKSTVPAYSRHTPSGQACAYINRKRVYLGPYGSPESRERYAAIITGLQRGELPNPAENEAAGPRSITVNVLCLRFLTDYAQRYRNSDGTPSAEVDCHKGAIRHLRAICGETSTDSFGPLRLRAVREAMVRTGWSRGFINSQVARIRLIFRVGVSWEMVKPETLVPLESLPALAPGESAAPERPRRKPVTDEQVQAVRQHLKERDRDILDLLLLTGARPGEIINLRVGDIERTGEVWRAELKNHKNAARGKSRVLQFNETAQKILAKYFTSPDPDVRLFATRRDTFSGRLRYACRANNIPEFCPHQCRHAVATKLADMVDTEAAQRLLGHSTKAMTLMYSRTAERQAVEAAKALG; encoded by the coding sequence ATGCCACGTCCAAAGTCGACCGTTCCGGCTTATTCGCGCCACACGCCCAGCGGGCAGGCATGCGCCTACATTAACCGCAAGCGGGTCTACCTTGGCCCCTACGGATCCCCGGAGTCCCGCGAACGCTATGCGGCGATCATCACGGGGCTGCAGCGTGGCGAACTGCCGAATCCGGCCGAAAACGAGGCGGCAGGCCCTCGCTCAATCACCGTCAACGTACTCTGCCTGCGGTTCCTCACGGACTACGCTCAGCGGTATCGGAATTCGGACGGGACGCCCTCGGCGGAAGTGGACTGCCACAAAGGGGCGATTCGCCATCTGCGCGCCATCTGCGGCGAGACGTCGACCGACAGCTTCGGACCGTTGCGACTCCGGGCCGTTCGCGAGGCGATGGTGAGAACCGGCTGGTCGCGGGGCTTCATCAATTCCCAGGTCGCTCGCATCCGCCTGATCTTCCGCGTGGGTGTTTCCTGGGAAATGGTCAAACCCGAGACGCTGGTGCCGCTTGAATCCCTGCCCGCCCTGGCTCCGGGCGAATCCGCCGCCCCGGAACGACCACGGCGCAAGCCGGTCACCGACGAACAGGTGCAGGCCGTCCGCCAGCATTTGAAAGAACGGGACCGCGATATTCTGGACTTGCTGCTGCTGACGGGAGCGCGGCCCGGCGAGATCATCAACCTGAGAGTCGGCGACATCGAACGCACCGGCGAAGTCTGGCGCGCCGAGCTGAAGAATCATAAGAACGCGGCTCGTGGAAAATCCCGCGTGCTGCAGTTTAATGAAACTGCGCAGAAGATCCTGGCCAAGTACTTCACGTCGCCCGACCCGGACGTCCGGCTGTTCGCGACCCGTCGTGACACGTTTTCCGGCCGACTTCGCTACGCGTGCCGGGCGAACAACATCCCGGAATTCTGCCCGCACCAGTGCCGGCACGCCGTCGCCACTAAACTGGCTGACATGGTCGACACCGAGGCCGCGCAGCGCCTGCTGGGACACTCCACCAAGGCCATGACGCTAATGTATTCGCGGACGGCGGAACGGCAGGCGGTGGAAGCGGCGAAAGCCTTGGGCTGA
- a CDS encoding IS630 family transposase, with protein sequence MEGILSPRAERAKQRLSEQLKFLKDAGLRTRYLIVIHRLEGRSPTWIARSLKVGRSTVYRTEQRYGKDGEIGLFDRRGGNGPRKLTEEYLTQLREVVAGDPLQDGWKRPTWTREMLITTLRRRTSVKISLSTMSRALRLIGARRGRPKPTVECPWPEAEKQQCLEQIEELVAHLPTGEVAVWEDEIDIHLNPKIGEDWMLRGQQKQVLTPGKNEKRYLAGAQDARTKELIAIEGDRKDTALFVLLLWELTQRYPQAKKIHVVLDNYAIHTTRLVRESLATPLGRRLRLHFLPPYCPDHNRIERTWEDLHANVTRNHKCSTMPQLMRNVRSYIRRHNHRRPAAL encoded by the coding sequence ATGGAAGGCATTCTTTCACCCCGGGCGGAGCGCGCCAAGCAGCGGTTGTCCGAGCAGTTGAAGTTTCTGAAGGACGCCGGGCTGAGAACGCGGTATCTGATCGTGATCCATCGACTGGAAGGACGTTCTCCCACCTGGATTGCCCGCTCGCTCAAGGTCGGTCGCAGCACCGTGTATCGGACCGAGCAGCGTTACGGGAAGGACGGCGAGATCGGTTTGTTCGACCGGCGGGGCGGCAACGGGCCACGGAAACTGACCGAGGAGTACCTGACGCAGTTGCGGGAGGTCGTGGCCGGCGATCCGCTGCAGGACGGCTGGAAGCGGCCGACCTGGACGCGGGAGATGCTGATCACAACGCTCCGTCGACGGACGAGTGTGAAGATCAGCCTGTCGACGATGAGCCGGGCCTTGCGGCTGATCGGGGCGCGGCGCGGACGACCGAAGCCAACGGTCGAGTGTCCGTGGCCGGAGGCCGAAAAACAGCAGTGTCTGGAGCAGATCGAGGAACTGGTGGCGCATCTGCCGACGGGCGAAGTGGCGGTCTGGGAGGACGAGATCGACATCCATCTCAATCCGAAGATCGGCGAGGACTGGATGCTCCGCGGGCAGCAGAAACAGGTTCTCACGCCGGGGAAGAACGAGAAGCGTTACCTGGCGGGGGCTCAGGATGCGCGGACGAAGGAGTTGATCGCGATCGAAGGCGACCGGAAGGACACGGCGTTGTTCGTACTGCTGCTGTGGGAGCTGACGCAGCGCTATCCGCAGGCGAAGAAGATCCATGTCGTCCTGGACAACTACGCGATCCATACGACCCGACTGGTGCGGGAGAGTCTGGCGACGCCGCTGGGGCGCAGGCTGCGCCTGCACTTCCTGCCGCCGTACTGTCCGGATCACAACCGGATCGAACGAACGTGGGAGGACTTACACGCCAACGTGACACGGAACCACAAATGCTCGACGATGCCGCAACTGATGCGAAACGTCCGCTCCTACATCCGCCGACACAACCACCGGCGACCGGCGGCGCTGTAG
- a CDS encoding DUF1580 domain-containing protein: MISPTDVYNAVPVPEVPALFPGRPSIATVWRWILNGVRGPNGETVRLESFKCGGRRFVQRDAIDRFIAAWNAEPTAKPPVRDDDAVRRARDAAKALEALGA, encoded by the coding sequence TTGATATCGCCGACTGATGTCTACAACGCCGTCCCTGTTCCCGAGGTCCCGGCGCTCTTCCCCGGTCGACCGTCCATCGCCACAGTCTGGCGGTGGATTTTGAACGGCGTTCGCGGTCCCAACGGGGAGACCGTCCGCCTGGAGTCGTTCAAATGCGGCGGGCGGCGCTTCGTCCAACGTGACGCCATCGACCGGTTCATTGCCGCCTGGAACGCCGAACCGACTGCCAAGCCGCCGGTCCGCGATGACGATGCTGTTCGTCGGGCTCGGGATGCTGCGAAAGCCCTGGAAGCCCTCGGGGCGTGA